From Ndongobacter massiliensis:
CGTCACGGCACCGGCAACTCCGATGACGCCGACGAAGGCGCCCACTTGTTTCTTATTCAAAGCAATCTCCCCCGTTCATTTTTTCTGTAACCTTTGTAACCTGTTCTCATCTTACCCGCATTTTTCAAGCATGTCAATAGGAAGTTACAAAAAGATTACAGCATGCCGCTTCCACAGTACCTAGCGATTTTCAGAAATTGCTGTTCCATTGCTAAGGTCGAATTTTACGGACGCTCCTGCGCCGTGATCGCTTGTCGCAAACGCGCCGACCGTTGCGAAACGACCGTCACCGGAAGTGTCGCATCCAGCGCTTTCATCCATTGTGCCACGCGAGTCAAAACGGGGAACTCCGAAGCGTAGTGCCCCAAATCAATGAGACACAGCCCCGCCGCAACGGCCTCCAGTGCCATATGGTACTTGATATCTGCCGTAAGCAAGCAATCGCATCCCGCGCGCTTCGCCGCTTGCCAGTACTCACTGCCTGCTCCGCCGACAACCGCGATCCGCGAAATGCGCGTATTTTCGGCACCGTAAAATAGAATCGTTTTACTATCTAAAAGCTGTGCGGCTTTTTGCGCAAGCTCTTGGAGAGAACGGGGCGTGATTCGTCCCGTTCGACCCATTCCCGAAAATCCGACAAACTCTTTCCTGTCCGGCGATAAGGGGGAAGTATCCACCACTTGGTCTGACGTACCCGTCGATTCTGCAATAATTTTTTCTCTGTCCAAGGGATCCAAAACGGCACGATCCTGGAGTGAAAACAGATCTGCCAGCACATCATTGACGCCACCCGCCACGCAATCCAAAGGCGTGTGACACGCATAGACGGCAAGCCCGCTCTCCACCGTACGAAGCAGAAGCGCACCGCGGGGATCGTCTTCGACCATCCGTTGCATCGGATGAAACAAAATTGGATGATGCGTAAAAATTAAATTCGCACCGGTCTCCAGGGCGCGCGTCACAACCTCTTCCTCCAGGTCCAGCGCCACGATAGTGCCGGTCCACTGCTGCGAAAAGCGACCCACCTGTTTTCCGCTCGCATCCCAGGATTCCTGCAGAAAAAGTGGAACATGCGCTTCCCAGGCGTCAATCGCTTGCTGTATCTTCATACTTCACTCCTTTCCGAACCGTCCGAGCATGCGTTCTTCCAAATAAAAGTCTTAAAACAAAACTTTTTTGTTCAAACCTGTATCACTCCAAGAAAGTCTATAAGCATTTTTCATAGGGTTCGATTTGATAACGTTCATTTCATAATCATCCCAAACAACTGCTACCTGATTTTCTATTGCAATCGCATCTGCTACTTGTCCGGAATAGCACTCATCAAAGCCTGCATATTCAGGCTCGTCATAATGAGGACAATGTAAATAAGGAATGATGCCCAAACCTTTAACCCATTTTTGTTTTGGATTTTCAATATCTTCTATAAACTCACTATCACTATAACCTGCGATAAACCAGCATATAGAACCTGCACTTAAGCCGGACAGTACTTTCCCGCTTTTATAAGCTCTCATAAGGGTCTTATCTACAGCGTATTGTTTCCAAACTTCCATCATATAAGCAGTATTACCACCGCCAACATAAATGATGTCTGCTTTTTCAATCTTTTGTTGAACCTCTTCCCTACTTACTTCCACATTAGATAAATACAAGGTGTCAGTTTTGCACCCTAAACCCTCATATAATTCATTGATAGTCTCTATATATGGCTCAGCATCTTTACTTGCTGTAGGAATAAATAGGAAGTTTGGTTTTTCTTTTTTTGATGACTCAACAATAAATTGATCTATGTCGTAAGTTTGATTTTGAGATACTTCCCCGCCTCCAATAGAAATAATCATAAATTTCCTCCAATGTTTCAAATTTGTTTCTTTGGTAGAAGTCTTGAACTCCTTATATTTACACAACTATTTGCCTCTATCACTATTATGACAGGAAATCCATTGGTTCCATCGCGGATAAAAGCCGCCTCGCCGCATCCAGTTCCTGCACAAGGTGCTGCCTTCGCACTTGGGCGCGTCCGCTGCTCTCGGGCAGGTTCTGTAGAATCGCACGATAGGTCTTCACTTTTTGCGTAAGATGCGCACGGAGCGCCGGATCGCGTCGCCGAATCGGTTGTATCCCGTATTGCCACTCCGCCGGCGTATAGACGGGACCGGTTTCCCCCGGGGCAAGCGGGCGCGCGCAAAGCAGCTCATAGTAGTGCCCGCCGTCAAAAAATACCTGTTCTTCCGCAATGATAAACCGCTGTTCTGTCAAAAAACGGCGCACCACGTCCGTGTCATTGTGCGGAAGCAAAATAAGCTGCGCGCGTTTCCAGACCCCGCGCACCTGCGGTGCAGCAAGAATTCGACATAGAAGCGATCCGCCCATGCCCGCAATGACGACGGCATCTGCTTTTTCCCAGGGAAGGCCGACCAATCCGTCCGCCACGCAGGTCGTAATCTTCGCACGCATTGCCGGTGGCAAGGCCGGCAGAACAACTCGCAGTTTCTGCAGGGAGGCTGCGCTGATATCCGTTGCCAAAACCTGCTGAATGTCATTGCGCGCCGCGAGCCCAAGCGCAACAAAGCCGTGATCGCAGCCGACGTCCACAACGGACGCCGACGGCGGCACGGCTTGAATCAATTGCTCAATACGATAACTGTGTTTCAAAAAAGAACTTCCTCCGAGGATATCATTCGAGAAAATCGCGAATCTTTTTGCTGCGCGTCGGGTGTTTGAGCTTCCGGATGGCCTTGGCTTCAATCTGACGAATGCGTTCCCGCGTGACGGAAAACTCGCGTCCAACTTCCTCGAGGGTGCGCGGCACTCCGTCATTGAGTCCAAAACGCAGCTCCAGCACTTTGCGTTCGCGGTCGGACAGAGTGGAAAGAATTTCGCCCAACTCTTCGCGCAACATCGTATAGTTGGCTGCCTCGTCCGGCGCAATTGCCGTCTCGTCCTCAATAAAATCGCCCAAATGCGAATCTTCTTCTTCCCCGATCGGCGTTTCCAGCGAAACCGGCTCCTGTGCAATCTTTCGGATCACACGCACCCGCTCCACATCGACATTCATTTCCTTTGCAATTTCTTCGTTGGTCGGATCACGTCCCAATTCCTGCAACAATTGTCGTTGCGCGCGCGAAAGTTTGTTGATGGTCTCGACCATGTGCACCGGAATGCGGATGGTGCGCGCCTGATCCGCAATGGCGCGGGTGATTGCCTGACGAATCCACCACGTTGCATAAGTCGAAAATTTGAATCCGCGGTGATAATCAAACTTCTCCACCGCTTTCATCAATCCCAGATTGCCCTCTTGAATCAGATCCAAAAAACTCATCCCGCGGCCGACATAACGCTTGGCGATGGAAACGACCAGACGTAAATTCGTCTCCGCCAGTTTTTTTGCCGCGCGGTTGCCGCGCCGCATCCACTCCTGCACCACCTGCATTTCTTCTTCGCTCAGTCGCTTGGACGCAAGGGACATGCGCCGCCCCTGTTCGGATTGCAGCCCCTGCAGATCCACATCCGTCAACAACTCCTCCGACAGAATTCGCCGGGCAAGACGCGTTCTTGCCTGAATCTCCAGCAATTTCGTTTCGTCCACCGACTCCGATCGATCTTTCACCAATCGCTTTTCAAGAATGCGCACCTGATCCAAAAAGAACGCATAATCCGGCGCTTCAATTTCTGTCAACTTGCTCTTCGGATCTTCATTTTTCAGCCCGAAAAACAGTTTGTCCAGGACGGCATTATTTTCAAAAAGACGCAGGCGGGTCGGACCGGCAATGCACCCTCGACGCGTCAAAATTTCAAATTCCACATTCTGCGCCGAGTCGACAATTTCAAGCAGCGTTTTCTCCGGCACCGGATCCGCCTCTTCTTTTTCCTTGCGGAAAAGGAAGGTAACCGCCGCTTCCAAGGCGTCTCGGTTTGCTGTGGCATGGGCCAACGCGGCAGACGGGACGCGCTCCTCCGGCATCACCAGATACTCGACAACCCCTTCCACGACGGCCGCCGCATACGCCAATTCCCGTTTTTCCGTCTCCACCAGCGTGCGTTTGAGCAGACGGCGGCGAATGTAACGTTCGAGCAGACGCCCGAGTGTGACCATGCGAAATTCTTCCGCATCCTCTACGGCCACTTCTTCCTGAAATGCCAAGGCAAAAAAGCGTTTCAGCTGTTCGTAGCGCACCGTGCGGCGTTTTCCCATGCCGTGCCGTTTTTTCTGTGTCTCCGCAAACTCAGCCAAATCACCGGCAATCCGCCCCAATAGCGCTACCTTTGCCATTTCAATTTCTTCGCGCAGGGTGCAGCGCTGATCCCGCACCGCACGAATCAAATCGTCGTCAATCGGACGATCATCTTCCAACACCTCGCGCAGACGATACTCCCGGTAGCGCACCTTATCCGCAATCCCGCTGTTTTCCATGCGCTTGGCCAAAATGACCTCTTCTTCCGCCGTTAAAAGCGGAATTTTCCCGATTTCTTTCAG
This genomic window contains:
- a CDS encoding peptidase E, producing MIISIGGGEVSQNQTYDIDQFIVESSKKEKPNFLFIPTASKDAEPYIETINELYEGLGCKTDTLYLSNVEVSREEVQQKIEKADIIYVGGGNTAYMMEVWKQYAVDKTLMRAYKSGKVLSGLSAGSICWFIAGYSDSEFIEDIENPKQKWVKGLGIIPYLHCPHYDEPEYAGFDECYSGQVADAIAIENQVAVVWDDYEMNVIKSNPMKNAYRLSWSDTGLNKKVLF
- a CDS encoding Nif3-like dinuclear metal center hexameric protein; the protein is MKIQQAIDAWEAHVPLFLQESWDASGKQVGRFSQQWTGTIVALDLEEEVVTRALETGANLIFTHHPILFHPMQRMVEDDPRGALLLRTVESGLAVYACHTPLDCVAGGVNDVLADLFSLQDRAVLDPLDREKIIAESTGTSDQVVDTSPLSPDRKEFVGFSGMGRTGRITPRSLQELAQKAAQLLDSKTILFYGAENTRISRIAVVGGAGSEYWQAAKRAGCDCLLTADIKYHMALEAVAAGLCLIDLGHYASEFPVLTRVAQWMKALDATLPVTVVSQRSARLRQAITAQERP
- a CDS encoding class I SAM-dependent methyltransferase — its product is MKHSYRIEQLIQAVPPSASVVDVGCDHGFVALGLAARNDIQQVLATDISAASLQKLRVVLPALPPAMRAKITTCVADGLVGLPWEKADAVVIAGMGGSLLCRILAAPQVRGVWKRAQLILLPHNDTDVVRRFLTEQRFIIAEEQVFFDGGHYYELLCARPLAPGETGPVYTPAEWQYGIQPIRRRDPALRAHLTQKVKTYRAILQNLPESSGRAQVRRQHLVQELDAARRLLSAMEPMDFLS
- the rpoD gene encoding RNA polymerase sigma factor RpoD; this translates as MEAAVTFLFRKEKEEADPVPEKTLLEIVDSAQNVEFEILTRRGCIAGPTRLRLFENNAVLDKLFFGLKNEDPKSKLTEIEAPDYAFFLDQVRILEKRLVKDRSESVDETKLLEIQARTRLARRILSEELLTDVDLQGLQSEQGRRMSLASKRLSEEEMQVVQEWMRRGNRAAKKLAETNLRLVVSIAKRYVGRGMSFLDLIQEGNLGLMKAVEKFDYHRGFKFSTYATWWIRQAITRAIADQARTIRIPVHMVETINKLSRAQRQLLQELGRDPTNEEIAKEMNVDVERVRVIRKIAQEPVSLETPIGEEEDSHLGDFIEDETAIAPDEAANYTMLREELGEILSTLSDRERKVLELRFGLNDGVPRTLEEVGREFSVTRERIRQIEAKAIRKLKHPTRSKKIRDFLE